One window of Ralstonia pickettii DTP0602 genomic DNA carries:
- the panB gene encoding 3-methyl-2-oxobutanoate hydroxymethyltransferase (catalyzes the formation of tetrahydrofolate and 2-dehydropantoate from 5,10-methylenetetrahydrofolate and 3-methyl-2-oxobutanoate~K00606: panB; 3-methyl-2-oxobutanoate hydroxymethyltransferase [EC:2.1.2.11]) — MSYLLDPSRKTITIPKLQAMRDAGEKIVMLTAYDSSFAALLDYCGVEMILVGDSLGNVMQGQQTTLPVTLEQMAYHTECAARGNQTALLVTDLPFGTYPTAETAFASAVTLMKAGAQMVKLEGGDWLAPIVKFLVERSIPVCAHIGLTPQSVHALGGFKVQGKTDAGAAQLKRDALALQAAGAQVILMEAVPAVLAGEITQLLKVPTIGIGAGVDCTGQVLVLQDMLNIYPGRKAKFVRNFMEGQTSIEAAVRAYVAAVKDGSFPAPEHTFSA, encoded by the coding sequence ATGAGCTACCTCCTCGACCCCTCCCGCAAGACCATCACGATTCCCAAACTGCAGGCAATGCGCGACGCCGGCGAGAAAATCGTCATGCTGACCGCCTATGACTCCAGCTTCGCCGCGCTGCTCGACTACTGCGGCGTTGAAATGATCCTGGTCGGCGACTCGCTGGGCAATGTGATGCAGGGCCAGCAGACCACGCTGCCGGTCACGCTGGAACAGATGGCCTACCACACCGAATGCGCGGCGCGCGGCAACCAGACCGCGTTGCTGGTGACCGATCTCCCGTTCGGCACCTACCCGACGGCGGAGACTGCCTTCGCCAGCGCCGTTACGCTGATGAAGGCCGGCGCGCAGATGGTCAAGCTCGAAGGCGGCGACTGGCTCGCGCCGATCGTCAAGTTCCTGGTCGAGCGCAGCATCCCGGTGTGCGCGCATATCGGCCTGACGCCGCAGTCGGTGCATGCGCTCGGCGGCTTCAAGGTGCAGGGCAAGACCGATGCCGGCGCGGCCCAGCTCAAGCGCGACGCGCTGGCGCTGCAGGCCGCCGGTGCCCAGGTGATTTTGATGGAGGCGGTGCCCGCGGTGCTGGCCGGCGAAATCACGCAGCTGCTGAAGGTACCCACCATCGGCATCGGCGCGGGCGTGGACTGCACCGGCCAGGTGCTGGTGCTGCAGGACATGCTCAATATCTACCCGGGCCGCAAGGCCAAGTTCGTGCGCAACTTCATGGAAGGCCAGACCTCGATCGAGGCGGCCGTGCGCGCCTACGTGGCCGCCGTGAAGGACGGCAGCTTCCCCGCCCCCGAGCACACCTTCTCCGCCTGA
- a CDS encoding ABC transporter permease (K05773: tupB, vupB; tungstate transport system permease protein) → MEIASATADAFRLLASGDAALWFIVWTSLMVAVLGLAIATVPAIAAAWLIATRQFPGRRAVVVVAQAFLSFPTVLVGLVLYLLLTRQGPLGSLQLLFTPSGMVMGQAVIGFPVVLAFALSTLQGADVRLRETAWVLGAGRWRTFVTVIREMRFGLMAAVVAGFGRVIAEVGSALMIGGNIEGSTRTITTAIALETSKGEFAQGIALGIVLVALALLVNIGMAWLQGAGGFRR, encoded by the coding sequence GTGGAGATCGCATCGGCCACCGCGGATGCGTTCCGCCTGCTGGCCAGCGGCGATGCGGCGCTGTGGTTTATCGTCTGGACCTCGCTGATGGTGGCGGTGCTGGGGCTGGCGATCGCCACGGTGCCCGCCATCGCCGCCGCCTGGCTGATCGCCACGCGGCAGTTCCCGGGGCGGCGCGCGGTGGTGGTGGTGGCGCAGGCCTTCCTGTCATTCCCGACTGTGCTGGTCGGGCTGGTGCTCTACCTGCTGCTGACGCGCCAGGGACCGCTGGGCAGCCTGCAACTGCTGTTCACGCCATCGGGCATGGTGATGGGGCAGGCAGTGATCGGTTTCCCCGTGGTGCTGGCGTTTGCGTTGTCGACCTTGCAGGGCGCCGACGTGCGCCTGCGTGAAACGGCCTGGGTGCTCGGCGCCGGGCGCTGGCGCACCTTTGTCACCGTGATCCGCGAGATGCGTTTTGGCCTGATGGCCGCGGTGGTCGCCGGCTTCGGCCGGGTGATTGCCGAGGTGGGCTCGGCGCTGATGATCGGCGGCAATATCGAAGGCTCGACGCGCACCATCACCACTGCGATCGCGCTGGAAACCAGCAAGGGCGAGTTCGCGCAGGGCATCGCGCTGGGCATCGTGCTGGTGGCGCTGGCGCTGCTGGTCAATATCGGCATGGCGTGGCTGCAGGGCGCCGGAGGATTCCGTCGATGA
- a CDS encoding ABC transporter ATP-binding protein (K06857: tupC, vupC; tungstate transport system ATP-binding protein), with product MMPADSIHAPLLTVRGLARSIGLRRLFAIDDLVIPRATAIVLTGMNGAGKTTLLRMLAGLDPAPGAIAQWTDAQGQLHTAPLDPLPPALRQRIAYLHQHPYLFRTSVRENIAYGLQARGMPRDEIARRVGDALGWAGVSHVQDTAPEYLSGGEIQRVALARAKVLEPELLLLDEPTSSLDGHAREQVIALVSDLATEGRTVVMVCHDRELINLPGVVRWKLGDGVLDQHHP from the coding sequence ATGATGCCTGCAGACAGCATTCACGCGCCGCTGCTGACCGTGCGCGGGCTGGCGCGTTCGATCGGCCTGCGCCGGCTCTTTGCCATCGACGATCTGGTGATCCCGCGCGCCACCGCGATCGTGCTGACCGGCATGAATGGCGCCGGCAAGACCACGCTGCTGCGCATGCTGGCCGGGCTGGATCCGGCGCCGGGCGCTATCGCGCAGTGGACCGATGCACAGGGTCAACTGCACACCGCACCGCTGGACCCGCTGCCGCCGGCGTTGCGCCAGCGTATCGCTTACCTGCATCAGCACCCTTACCTGTTCCGCACCTCGGTGCGCGAGAACATCGCCTACGGCCTGCAAGCGCGCGGCATGCCGCGCGACGAGATCGCGCGCCGCGTGGGCGACGCGCTGGGCTGGGCCGGCGTGTCGCACGTGCAGGACACGGCGCCTGAATACCTGTCCGGCGGCGAGATCCAGCGTGTGGCGCTGGCGCGCGCCAAGGTGCTGGAGCCGGAGTTGCTGCTGCTCGACGAACCGACCTCGAGCCTGGACGGCCATGCGCGCGAGCAGGTGATCGCGCTGGTCAGCGACCTGGCCACGGAGGGCCGCACCGTGGTGATGGTCTGCCACGACCGCGAGCTGATCAATTTGCCGGGCGTGGTGCGCTGGAAGCTGGGCGACGGCGTGCTGGACCAGCATCACCCGTAG
- a CDS encoding aminodeoxychorismate synthase (K03342: pabBC; para-aminobenzoate synthetase / 4-amino-4-deoxychorismate lyase [EC:2.6.1.85 4.1.3.38]) codes for MVASIQPPPSPPAPLPRAGEESTQPGREDVFVLLDDATAPAVEAASRLYTGFVREDMLPTGSDIAQLDSMLADGWCAGWHATLFAPYEFGGALVDAPVHTGNAMPFHDGALRLLWFRDLRLLDAAGVAAWLQSKAEQKPAGMMGVASDTPREAFNDAIARIHQWIEAGDTYQVNYTQRLRFGAFGDPIALYAALRAAQPVPYGTLARMPGDSWVLSLSPELFVRHDGNGHLLTRPMKGTAPRSGDAARDAQAAATLAADAKNRAENVMIVDLLRNDLGRIAQPGSVAVPERFAVQPFGAVLQMTSTVTATAQPGTGFAALMAALFPCGSITGAPKRRTMEIIADLEGTPRGLYTGAIGWIDAPAAEGTAGPFALSVAIRTLVLAPLADNGLRAGEMGVGGGIVHDSVAAEEFDECGWKARFLTRHDPGFTLFETMRVQGGECLYLARHIARIGASAHTFGFAFDADAARDAVAAQVAQLGAGTWRLRMSADKRGALAFASGAVAPMPAGPVRIDIATEPLPDADPLRRHKTSARAAFDAGWQAAERAGGFDRLFFNTRGELLEGGRSSVFVRIDGRWLTPPLSADILPGVMRAVVLGEGGAALGAPGETVEEAVVTRAMLARTEAIVVVNALRGAMPATLQP; via the coding sequence GTGGTAGCAAGTATCCAGCCCCCGCCCTCTCCCCCGGCTCCTCTCCCGCGCGCGGGAGAGGAGAGCACCCAGCCAGGGAGAGAAGACGTCTTCGTTCTTCTTGACGATGCCACGGCTCCGGCGGTGGAAGCGGCGTCGCGCCTCTACACCGGCTTCGTCCGCGAAGACATGCTACCCACCGGCAGCGACATTGCGCAGCTTGATTCGATGCTCGCCGACGGCTGGTGCGCAGGCTGGCACGCGACGCTGTTCGCCCCGTACGAGTTCGGCGGCGCGCTGGTCGATGCCCCGGTACACACCGGCAACGCGATGCCTTTCCACGACGGCGCGTTGCGCCTGCTGTGGTTCCGCGACCTGCGCCTGCTCGATGCCGCAGGTGTCGCCGCCTGGCTCCAGTCCAAGGCAGAACAGAAGCCAGCCGGCATGATGGGCGTCGCCTCCGACACCCCCCGCGAAGCCTTCAACGACGCCATCGCCCGCATCCACCAGTGGATCGAAGCCGGCGACACCTACCAGGTCAACTATACCCAGCGCCTGCGCTTCGGCGCCTTCGGTGACCCGATAGCGCTGTACGCCGCGCTGCGCGCCGCGCAGCCGGTGCCATACGGCACGCTGGCGCGGATGCCCGGCGACAGCTGGGTGCTGTCGCTGTCCCCTGAATTGTTCGTCCGCCACGACGGTAACGGTCACCTGCTGACCCGGCCGATGAAGGGCACCGCACCGCGCTCCGGCGATGCCGCGCGCGACGCCCAAGCCGCCGCCACACTGGCCGCCGACGCCAAGAACCGCGCCGAGAACGTGATGATCGTCGACCTGCTGCGCAACGACCTCGGCCGCATCGCGCAGCCAGGCAGCGTGGCGGTGCCCGAGCGCTTCGCCGTGCAGCCGTTCGGCGCGGTGCTCCAGATGACTTCCACCGTGACCGCGACGGCGCAGCCCGGCACCGGTTTTGCAGCGCTGATGGCAGCACTGTTCCCGTGCGGCTCGATCACCGGCGCACCCAAGCGGCGCACCATGGAGATCATCGCCGACCTGGAAGGCACGCCGCGCGGGCTGTACACCGGCGCGATCGGCTGGATCGATGCGCCAGCTGCTGAAGGCACCGCGGGACCGTTCGCGCTGTCGGTGGCAATCCGCACGCTGGTACTGGCGCCCCTCGCGGACAACGGCCTGCGCGCGGGTGAAATGGGCGTGGGCGGCGGCATCGTCCACGACAGCGTCGCCGCGGAGGAATTCGACGAATGCGGCTGGAAGGCGCGCTTCCTGACGCGGCACGACCCCGGCTTTACGCTGTTCGAAACCATGCGCGTGCAGGGCGGCGAGTGCCTGTACCTCGCGCGGCATATCGCGCGCATTGGCGCCTCGGCGCACACGTTCGGCTTTGCCTTCGATGCCGATGCGGCACGCGACGCGGTGGCCGCGCAAGTGGCGCAGCTGGGCGCGGGGACATGGCGCCTGCGCATGAGCGCGGACAAGCGCGGCGCGCTGGCGTTTGCCAGCGGCGCGGTGGCACCGATGCCGGCCGGTCCGGTCAGGATCGACATCGCCACCGAGCCACTACCCGATGCCGATCCGCTGCGCCGCCACAAGACCAGCGCCCGCGCGGCCTTCGACGCCGGCTGGCAGGCCGCGGAACGCGCCGGCGGCTTCGACCGGCTTTTCTTCAACACCCGTGGCGAGCTGCTCGAAGGCGGCCGCAGCTCGGTCTTCGTCCGCATCGATGGCCGCTGGCTGACGCCGCCGCTGTCGGCCGACATCCTGCCCGGCGTGATGCGCGCAGTGGTGCTGGGAGAGGGCGGGGCGGCGCTGGGCGCGCCCGGCGAAACCGTGGAAGAGGCCGTAGTGACCCGCGCCATGCTCGCGCGCACCGAGGCCATCGTGGTGGTCAACGCCCTGCGCGGCGCAATGCCGGCGACGCTGCAACCGTAA
- a CDS encoding molecular chaperone DnaJ (K03686: dnaJ; molecular chaperone DnaJ) has protein sequence MAKRDYYEVLGVGKNASDDEIKKAYRKLAMKYHPDRNPEGKDGKVAEEKFKEVKEAYEMLSDPEKKAAYDQYGHAGVDPNMAGGFGGAQGYGGFAEAFGDIFGDIFGQQAGGRRGGGGPQAYRGADLRYSMEISLEQAAHGHEAQIRVPHWDDCDHCHGNGAEPGSSVETCPTCHGAGQVRVSQGFFTMQQTCPKCHGSGKYIPKPCTKCHGQGKLKSQKTLEVKIPAGIDEGMRIRSSGNGEPGINGGPPGDLYVEVHIKPHPMFERDGDDLHCQMPISFATAALGGDLEVPTLSGKASFPVPEATQSGKTFRLRGKGIKGVRSGYPGDLYVHVNVETPVKLTEAQKELLRQFDRSVHEGGSRHSPQEQSWLDKVKSFFS, from the coding sequence ATGGCAAAACGTGACTATTACGAAGTGCTCGGGGTAGGCAAGAACGCGAGCGACGACGAGATCAAGAAGGCTTATCGCAAGCTCGCGATGAAGTACCACCCGGACCGCAATCCGGAGGGCAAGGACGGCAAGGTCGCCGAGGAAAAATTCAAGGAGGTCAAAGAGGCCTACGAGATGCTTTCCGACCCGGAGAAGAAGGCGGCCTACGACCAGTATGGCCATGCCGGTGTCGACCCCAACATGGCGGGCGGGTTCGGCGGTGCGCAGGGCTATGGCGGTTTCGCCGAGGCCTTTGGCGACATCTTCGGCGACATCTTCGGCCAGCAGGCTGGCGGACGTCGCGGCGGCGGCGGCCCGCAGGCCTATCGCGGCGCCGACCTGCGCTACAGCATGGAGATCTCGCTGGAGCAGGCCGCGCACGGCCACGAGGCGCAGATCCGCGTGCCGCACTGGGACGACTGCGACCACTGCCACGGCAACGGCGCCGAGCCCGGCTCGAGCGTGGAAACCTGCCCGACCTGCCACGGCGCCGGCCAGGTGCGCGTGTCGCAGGGCTTCTTCACCATGCAGCAGACCTGCCCGAAGTGCCACGGCAGCGGCAAGTACATTCCCAAGCCGTGCACCAAGTGCCACGGCCAGGGCAAGCTGAAGTCGCAGAAGACGCTGGAAGTGAAGATCCCGGCCGGCATCGACGAAGGCATGCGCATCCGCTCGTCCGGCAACGGCGAGCCGGGCATCAACGGCGGCCCCCCGGGCGACCTGTATGTGGAAGTCCACATCAAGCCGCACCCGATGTTCGAGCGCGACGGCGACGACCTGCACTGCCAGATGCCGATCTCGTTCGCCACCGCGGCGCTGGGCGGCGACCTGGAAGTGCCGACGCTGAGCGGCAAGGCCAGCTTCCCGGTGCCTGAAGCCACCCAGTCCGGCAAGACCTTCCGCCTGCGCGGCAAGGGCATCAAGGGCGTGCGCTCGGGCTATCCGGGCGACCTCTACGTGCATGTGAACGTGGAGACGCCGGTCAAGCTGACCGAGGCGCAGAAGGAACTGCTGCGCCAGTTCGACCGCTCGGTGCATGAGGGTGGGTCGCGCCACAGCCCGCAGGAGCAGTCGTGGCTGGATAAGGTGAAGAGTTTCTTCAGCTGA
- the dnaK gene encoding molecular chaperone DnaK (heat shock protein 70; assists in folding of nascent polypeptide chains; refolding of misfolded proteins; utilizes ATPase activity to help fold; co-chaperones are DnaJ and GrpE; multiple copies in some bacteria~K04043: dnaK; molecular chaperone DnaK): MGKIIGIDLGTTNSCVAIMEGNTPKVIENSEGARTTPSIIAYMEDGEILVGAPAKRQAVTNPRNTLYAVKRLIGRKFEEKEVQKDIGLMPYSIVKADNGDAWVSVRDQKLAPPQVSAEVLRKMKKTAEDYLGEPVTEAVITVPAYFNDSQRQATKDAGRIAGLDVKRIINEPTAAALAFGLDKNEKGDRKIAVYDLGGGTFDISIIEIADVDGEKQFEVLSTNGDTFLGGEDFDQRIIDYIISEFKKDQGVDLSKDVLALQRLKEAAEKAKIELSSSQQTEINLPYITADASGPKHLNLKMTRAKLESLVEELITRTIEPCRTAIKDAGVKVSDIDDVILVGGMTRMPKVQEQVKEFFGKEARKDVNPDEAVAVGAAIQGSVLSGDRKDVLLLDVTPLSLGIETLGGVMTKMITKNTTIPTKHAQVFSTADDNQPAVTIKVFQGEREMASGNKLLGEFNLEGIPPAARGTPQIEVSFDIDANGILHVGAKDKATGKENRITIKANSGLSEDEIQRMVKDAEANAEEDKKARELADARNQADALIHSTRKALTEYGDKLEGGEKEKIEAAIKELEDAARGGDKAEIDAKVNALSEVSQKLGEKVYADMQAKAGEGATAGAAAGAGAAGGQQAQPQDDNVVDAEFKEVNDKK; the protein is encoded by the coding sequence ATGGGTAAGATCATCGGTATCGACCTCGGTACCACCAACAGCTGCGTCGCGATCATGGAGGGTAACACCCCCAAGGTCATCGAAAACTCGGAAGGTGCACGCACCACCCCGTCGATCATCGCTTACATGGAAGACGGCGAGATCCTGGTCGGCGCGCCAGCCAAGCGCCAGGCCGTCACCAACCCGCGTAACACGCTGTACGCGGTCAAGCGCCTGATCGGCCGCAAGTTCGAAGAGAAGGAAGTCCAGAAGGACATCGGCCTGATGCCGTACTCCATCGTCAAGGCCGACAACGGCGACGCATGGGTGTCGGTGCGCGACCAGAAGCTGGCCCCGCCGCAGGTTTCCGCTGAAGTGCTGCGCAAGATGAAGAAGACGGCCGAGGACTATCTCGGCGAGCCGGTGACCGAAGCCGTGATCACCGTGCCGGCGTACTTCAACGACTCGCAGCGCCAGGCTACCAAGGATGCCGGCCGCATCGCGGGCCTCGACGTCAAGCGCATCATCAACGAGCCGACCGCGGCCGCGCTGGCCTTCGGCCTGGACAAGAACGAGAAGGGCGACCGCAAGATCGCCGTGTATGACCTCGGCGGCGGTACCTTCGACATCTCGATCATCGAGATCGCGGACGTGGATGGCGAGAAGCAGTTCGAAGTGCTGTCGACCAACGGCGATACCTTCCTGGGCGGCGAAGACTTCGACCAGCGCATCATCGACTACATCATCAGCGAGTTCAAGAAGGACCAGGGCGTGGACCTGTCCAAGGACGTGCTCGCGCTGCAGCGCCTGAAGGAAGCCGCTGAAAAGGCCAAGATCGAACTGTCGAGCTCGCAGCAGACCGAGATCAACCTGCCGTACATCACGGCCGATGCCTCGGGTCCGAAGCACCTGAACCTGAAGATGACCCGCGCCAAGCTGGAATCGCTGGTCGAAGAGCTGATCACGCGCACCATCGAGCCGTGCCGCACCGCGATCAAGGACGCGGGCGTCAAGGTCAGCGACATCGACGACGTGATCCTGGTCGGCGGCATGACCCGCATGCCCAAGGTGCAGGAACAGGTCAAGGAGTTCTTCGGCAAGGAAGCGCGCAAGGACGTGAACCCGGATGAAGCCGTGGCCGTCGGTGCCGCGATCCAGGGCTCGGTGCTGTCGGGCGACCGCAAGGACGTGCTGCTGCTGGACGTGACGCCGCTGTCGCTGGGGATCGAGACTCTGGGTGGCGTGATGACCAAGATGATCACCAAGAACACCACCATCCCGACCAAGCATGCGCAGGTGTTCTCGACCGCCGACGACAACCAGCCGGCGGTGACCATCAAGGTGTTCCAGGGCGAGCGTGAAATGGCCTCCGGCAACAAGCTGCTGGGCGAGTTCAACCTGGAAGGCATTCCGCCCGCAGCGCGTGGCACGCCACAGATCGAAGTGTCGTTCGACATCGACGCCAACGGCATCCTGCACGTGGGCGCCAAGGACAAGGCGACTGGCAAGGAAAACCGGATCACCATCAAGGCGAACTCGGGCCTGTCGGAAGACGAGATCCAGCGCATGGTCAAGGACGCCGAGGCCAACGCCGAGGAAGACAAGAAGGCCCGCGAGCTGGCTGACGCCCGCAACCAGGCCGACGCGCTGATCCACTCGACCAGGAAGGCGCTCACCGAATACGGCGACAAGCTGGAAGGCGGCGAGAAGGAAAAGATCGAAGCCGCGATCAAGGAACTGGAAGACGCCGCTCGCGGCGGCGACAAGGCCGAGATCGATGCCAAGGTCAACGCGCTGTCCGAAGTCAGCCAGAAGCTGGGCGAGAAGGTCTACGCCGACATGCAGGCCAAGGCTGGCGAAGGTGCCACGGCCGGTGCTGCTGCCGGTGCCGGCGCGGCCGGTGGCCAGCAGGCGCAACCGCAGGACGACAACGTTGTGGACGCCGAGTTCAAGGAAGTCAACGACAAGAAGTAA
- a CDS encoding ATP--cobalamin adenosyltransferase (K00798: E2.5.1.17, cobO, btuR; cob(I)alamin adenosyltransferase [EC:2.5.1.17]) codes for MRVSGGSARRWCLLRRSGNISGMAGRARPGYRMDDEYTNTGILRRAAAHAPLRAWDWPIAAQRPRPRGRTTRPSLIRVLWRDNVRHFPRRAPRGASTHTRKETGMGHRLSKIATRTGDAGTTGLGDGTRTGKDSLRIAAIGDVDELNCHVGVLLTEALPDNVRAALLHIQHDLFDLGGELSIPGYTLLKPEQVAQLDTWLADYNANLPRLAEFILPGGSRAAAQAHVCRTVCRRAERSLVALGAAEALNEAPRQYLNRLSDLMFVLARVLNRAGGGSDVLWQRDRQAT; via the coding sequence ATGCGGGTCTCCGGCGGGTCGGCGCGGCGGTGGTGCCTGTTGCGGCGGTCCGGAAACATCTCCGGAATGGCAGGCAGGGCGCGACCCGGTTATCGAATGGACGACGAATATACGAATACAGGCATTCTACGCCGCGCGGCGGCTCATGCACCCTTGCGCGCCTGGGACTGGCCGATAGCCGCACAGCGACCCCGCCCAAGGGGTAGAACCACAAGGCCTTCGCTCATACGCGTGCTCTGGCGCGATAATGTGCGCCATTTCCCCCGGCGCGCCCCGCGCGGGGCATCCACGCATACAAGGAAGGAGACCGGTATGGGCCACCGCTTGTCCAAGATTGCCACCCGCACCGGCGACGCCGGCACCACCGGCCTGGGCGACGGCACCCGCACCGGCAAGGACAGCCTGCGCATCGCCGCCATCGGCGACGTCGACGAGCTGAACTGCCACGTCGGCGTGCTGCTGACCGAGGCGCTGCCGGACAACGTGCGCGCCGCGCTGCTGCATATCCAGCACGACCTGTTCGACCTGGGCGGCGAACTCTCCATCCCCGGCTATACGCTGCTCAAGCCCGAGCAGGTGGCCCAGCTCGACACCTGGCTGGCCGACTACAACGCCAACCTGCCGCGGCTGGCCGAGTTCATCCTGCCCGGCGGCAGCCGCGCCGCGGCGCAGGCCCACGTGTGCCGCACGGTGTGCCGGCGCGCCGAGCGGTCGCTGGTGGCGCTGGGCGCGGCCGAGGCGCTCAACGAGGCGCCGCGCCAGTACCTGAACCGGCTGTCGGACCTGATGTTCGTGCTGGCGCGGGTGCTGAACCGGGCCGGCGGCGGCTCGGACGTGCTGTGGCAGCGAGATCGGCAGGCCACCTGA
- a CDS encoding D-lactate dehydrogenase (K00102: E1.1.2.4, dld; D-lactate dehydrogenase (cytochrome) [EC:1.1.2.4]) has translation MNHPTPAAALARRPLPPAFSEALAARFGERFTTSAGVREHHGRDESPFPPAAPDAVVFAHSTEEVADVARLCNQHGVPLIPYGAGSSLEGHLLAVAGGVSLDLSQMNKVLAVQPEDLTVTVQPGVTRKQLNQEIKDSGLFFPIDPGADASLGGMCATRASGTNAVRYGTMRENVLALTVVTADGRVIRTGTHARKSSAGYDLTRLFIGSEGTLGIITEVTVRLYPQPEAISAAVCAFSSMGTAVQAVIETIQLGVPVARVEFVDALAIRAINHHDNLTLPETPHLFFEFHGTEAGVREQAETVQQITSEHGGQGFEWATRPEDRSRLWNARHTAYFAMLQLKPGCRAVTTDVCVPISRLADCVTETEKDLNASALPCPIVGHVGDGNFHVAILVDPDKPEEMAEAETINQRIVERALAMGGTCTGEHGVGLHKKGFLVQEHGEDALDLMRAIKDALDPNHILNPGKIFSATRGGAQ, from the coding sequence ATGAACCATCCCACGCCTGCCGCAGCGCTCGCCCGCCGTCCCCTGCCCCCCGCCTTCAGCGAAGCCCTCGCGGCGCGCTTCGGCGAGCGCTTCACCACCTCGGCCGGCGTGCGCGAGCACCACGGGCGCGACGAGTCGCCGTTCCCGCCGGCCGCGCCCGATGCGGTCGTCTTCGCCCACAGCACCGAGGAAGTGGCCGACGTGGCGCGCCTGTGCAACCAGCACGGCGTGCCGCTGATCCCCTACGGCGCCGGCTCGTCGCTGGAAGGCCACCTGCTGGCCGTGGCCGGCGGCGTCAGCCTGGACCTGTCCCAGATGAACAAGGTCCTGGCGGTGCAGCCCGAGGACCTCACCGTGACCGTGCAGCCTGGCGTCACGCGCAAGCAGCTGAACCAGGAAATCAAGGACTCCGGCCTGTTCTTCCCGATCGACCCGGGCGCGGACGCCTCGCTGGGCGGCATGTGCGCCACGCGCGCCTCCGGGACCAACGCGGTGCGCTACGGCACCATGCGCGAGAACGTGCTGGCGCTGACGGTGGTGACCGCCGACGGCCGCGTGATCCGCACCGGCACGCACGCGCGCAAGTCGTCGGCGGGCTACGACCTGACCCGGCTCTTTATCGGCAGCGAAGGCACGCTCGGCATCATCACCGAGGTGACGGTGCGGCTCTATCCGCAGCCGGAGGCGATCTCCGCCGCGGTGTGCGCCTTCTCCAGCATGGGCACCGCGGTGCAGGCCGTGATCGAGACCATCCAGCTCGGCGTGCCGGTGGCGCGCGTGGAGTTTGTCGATGCGCTGGCGATCCGCGCGATCAACCACCACGACAACCTGACCCTGCCCGAAACGCCGCACCTGTTCTTCGAATTCCACGGCACCGAGGCCGGTGTGCGCGAGCAGGCCGAGACCGTGCAGCAGATCACTTCCGAGCACGGCGGCCAGGGCTTCGAATGGGCCACGCGCCCGGAAGACCGCAGCCGGCTGTGGAACGCGCGCCATACTGCGTACTTCGCCATGCTGCAGCTCAAGCCAGGCTGCAGGGCGGTGACCACCGACGTGTGCGTGCCGATCTCGCGCCTCGCCGACTGCGTCACCGAAACCGAGAAGGACCTCAACGCCTCGGCACTACCCTGCCCGATCGTCGGCCATGTCGGCGACGGCAACTTCCACGTCGCGATCCTGGTCGACCCGGACAAGCCCGAGGAAATGGCCGAAGCAGAAACCATCAACCAGCGCATCGTCGAACGCGCGCTGGCGATGGGCGGTACCTGCACTGGCGAGCATGGCGTGGGCCTGCACAAGAAGGGCTTCCTGGTGCAGGAGCACGGCGAGGACGCGCTCGACCTGATGCGCGCGATCAAGGACGCGCTCGACCCCAACCACATCCTGAACCCCGGCAAGATCTTCAGCGCCACGCGCGGCGGCGCGCAGTAA